Proteins found in one Hoplias malabaricus isolate fHopMal1 chromosome 17, fHopMal1.hap1, whole genome shotgun sequence genomic segment:
- the LOC136673262 gene encoding cytochrome P450 2F2-like has protein sequence MLALFFLVWIFFCLLFLWVQRPRNFPPGPQPVPVFGNLFQLSLTDPLQDFERFSDLYGNVYSLYFGRTPAVFLNGLKAVKEALVTKGSDFSGRPQNILMSHLTQGNGVVFLDYGPGWREHRRFSLTNLRNFGMGKRSMEDRILGELEHLTACLEKSAGGSLDPHILFHDATSNIIHLVLYGTRYEYKDKILQEYITHFAAVGKIASGPWGVIYDTLPIIRSLPLPFKDAFTHFEAIKKMIANMVSKNETVRVPGEPENFVDCYLDEIEKRGSDGSSFDDANLVRTIMDLYGGGTETISNTLLTAFLYLMNFPDVQERCRQEIDEVLEGKANACFEDRHNMPYTQAVIHEVQRVANIFPLSVPHCTTKDTELMGYNIPKGTLIIPNLSSVLSEEGQWKFPHEFNPENFLNEQGQFEKPEAFMPFSAGPRVCLGEVLARMELFLILATLLRRFQFFWPEDAGEPDFTRVYGVTQTPKPYRMGVRLRAN, from the exons ATGCTGGCcttgttttttcttgtttggATTTTCTtttgcctcctcttcctctgggTCCAAAGGCCTAGGAACTTCCCTCCTGGACCCCAGCCTGTGCCTGTATTTGGGAACCTGTTTCAGCTGAGCCTTACCGATCCTCTACAAGATTTTGAGAGG TTTTCTGACCTCTATGGGAATGTGTACAGCCTGTACTTTGGAAGAACCCCAGCAGTGTTTCTCAATGGGTTAAAGGCTGTGAAGGAAGCTCTGGTTACCAAGGGTTCTGACTTTTCTGGACGCCCACAAAACATCTTGATGAGCCATCTAACACAAGGGAATG GGGTTGTATTTCTCGACTATGGACCTGGATGGAGGGAGCATCGGCGCTTTTCCCTCACAAACCTGAGGAACTTTGGCATGGGGAAGCGGTCGATGGAAGACAGGATTCTGGGAGAGCTTGAACATCTTACTGCATGCTTGGAGAAAAGTGCTG gAGGCAGCTTGGATCCCCACATTTTGTTTCATGATGCTACCTCAAATATCATCCACCTGGTTTTGTATGGCACTCGCTATGAATATAAGGACAAAATCCTCCAAGAGTACATTACACACTTTGCTGCAGTTGGGAAGATTGCCAGTGGACCCTGGGGAGTG ATATATGATACACTTCCTATTATAAGAAGCCTGCCTCTTCCTTTTAAGGATGCCTTTACGCATTTTGAGGCTATCAAAAAAATGATAGCAAATATGGTCAGTAAAAATGAGACAGTAAGAGTCCCAGGAGAACCAGAAAACTTTGTTGACTGCTATCTGGATGAGATTGAAAAG AGAGGAAGTGATGGTTCCTCTTTTGATGATGCAAATCTTGTGAGGACCATCATGGATCTGTATGGTGGTGGGACAGAAACTATTTCCAACACACTCCTAACAGCTTTCCTCTACCTTATGAATTTTCCAGACGTCCAGG AGAGGTGTAGGCAGGAGATCGATGAGGTTCTGGAGGGTAAAGCTAATGCATGTTTTGAGGACAGACACAACATGCCATATACTCAGGCTGTAATCCATGAGGTTCAGCGCGTTGCTAATATTTTTCCCCTAAGTGTACCCCATTGCACCACTAAAGATACAGAACTGATGGGCTACAACATCCCAAAG GGCACTCTGATCATCCCAAACCTCTCCTCAGTGCTGAGTGAGGAAGGTCAGTGGAAGTTTCCTCATGAATTCAATCCAGAGAACTTCCTGAATGAACAGGGACAGTTTGAGAAACCAGAGGCCTTCATGCCCTTTTCTGCTG GTCCCCGTGTGTGTCTTGGTGAAGTTCTGGCTCGTATGGAGCTCTTCCTCATCTTGGCGACTCTGCTGCGCCGGTTCCAGTTCTTCTGGCCTGAAGATGCCGGAGAACCGGACTTCACGCGTGTTTATGGAGTCACACAGACACCCAAACCATACAGGATGGGAGTCAGACTGAGAGCCAATTAA
- the LOC136673258 gene encoding cytochrome P450 2D15-like has translation MLGSLVLIWLFICLFFLFIKIQRPKNFPPGPRPVPIFGNLFQLNLSNPLKDFERLAERYGNVYSLYIGGRPAVVLTGLKALKEALVIKAADFSGRPQNLLISDITEQKGIALVDYGPLWKEHRRFALMTLKNFGMGKQSMEDRILGEIEHLVARLEKSAGDVMNPGTLFHDVTSNVISLVLFGIRYDYGDEQLKQFVSRFTETTKILNGPWGMLYDTLPVLRALPLPFKKALTNFQELKETTANMISKHKASRVPEEPESFVDCYLDERDKRGNTESSFSKDQLVRIIMDLHLAGTETTSNTLLTAFLYLITHTDIQEKCQQEIDEVLKCKADASFEDRHKMPYTQAVIHESQRIARTLPLSVPHCTINDTELMGYSIPKGTLIIPNLSSVLSEEGQWKFPHEFNPENFLNEQGQFEKPEAFMPFSAGPRMCLGEGLARMELFLILVTLLRRFQFFWPEDAGEPDFTPVYGATLTPKPYRMGVRLRESAREM, from the exons ATGCTCGGTTCTTTGGTCCTGATTTGGCTTTTCATctgcctcttcttcctcttcatcaAGATCCAGAGACCCAAGAACTTTCCTCCTGGACCCCGGCCTGTGCCCATATTCGGGAACCTGTTTCAGCTGAACCTTTCTAATCCTCTGAAAGACTTTGAGAGG TTGGCGGAGCGCTATGGGAATGTTTACAGTTTATATATCGGAGGAAGGCCAGCGGTGGTCCTTACAGGTCTGAAGGCTCTGAAGGAAGCTCTGGTGATTAAAGCTGCAGACTTTTCAGGACGACCACAAAACCTCCTAATCAGTGATATAACTGAACAGAAAG GGATTGCACTTGTCGACTATGGCCCTCTGTGGAAGGAGCATCGACGCTTTGCCCTCATGACCCTGAAGAACTTTGGCATGGGGAAGCAGTCGATGGAGGACAGAATTCTGGGAGAAATTGAACATCTTGTGGCACGCTTGGAGAAAAGTGCAG GAGATGTCATGAATCCTGGCACATTGTTTCATGATGTTACATCAAACGTCATCTCCTTGGTTTTATTTGGCATTCGCTATGACTACGGGGATGAACAGCTTAAACAATTTGTTAGTCGTTTCACTGAAACTACAAAAATTCTCAATGGACCCTGGGGAATG ttATATGATACACTTCCAGTTTTGAGAGCTCTGCCTCTTCCCTTTAAAAAAGCTCTCACAAACTTTCAAGAACTTAAAGAAACAACAGCAAATATGATCAGCAAACACAAGGCATCAAGAGTCCCAGAAGAACCAGAAAGTTTTGTTGACTGTTATCTCGATGAGCGTGAtaag agGGGAAATACTGAGTCCTCGTTCAGTAAAGATCAACTTGTAAGGATCATTATGGACCTGCACCTTGCTGGGACAGAAACTACCTCCAACACACTCCTAACAGCATTCCTCTacctgataacacatactgacaTTCAAG AGAAGTGTCAGCAGGAGATTGATGAGGTCCTGAAATGTAAAGCTGATGCATCATTTGAGGACAGACACAAGATGCCGTACACACAGGCTGTGATCCATGAGAGTCAGCGCATCGCCAGAACACTCCCTCTAAGTGTGCCTCACTGCACCATTAATGACACTGAACTGATGGGTTACAGCATCCCAAAG GGCACTCTGATCATCCCGAACCTCTCCTCAGTGCTGAGTGAGGAAGGTCAGTGGAAGTTTCCTCATGAATTCAATCCAGAGAACTTCCTGAATGAACAGGGACAGTTTGAGAAACCAGAGGCCTTCATGCCCTTTTCTGCTG GGCCTCGTATGTGTCTTGGTGAAGGTCTGGCTCGTATGGAGCTCTTCCTCATCTTGGTGACTTTGCTGCGCCGGTTCCAGTTCTTCTGgcctgaagatgcaggagaacCAGACTTCACTCCTGTTTATGGAGCCACACTCACACCCAAACCATACAGGATGGGGGTCAGACTGAGAGAGTCAGCTAGAGAAATGTAG
- the LOC136673259 gene encoding cytochrome P450 2D15-like — translation MLGSFILVWIIACLLFLFIRIQRPKDFPPGPRPVPIFGNLFQLNLTNPLKDFKRLAERYGNVYSLYIGGRPAVVLTGLKALKEALVIKAADFSGRPQNLLVSHVTEQKGIVLVDYGRLWKEHRRFALMTLKNFGMGKQSMEDRILGEIEHLVARLKKSAGGVINPETLFHDATSNIIYLVLFGVRYDYGDEQLKQYVSRFTETNKIVSGPWGMIYDTLPVLRALPLPFKKALTNFQELKETTANMISKHKASRVPGEPESFVDCYLDELDKRGNIESSFNDSQLVRYIVDLHLAGTDTTSNTLLTAFLYLITHTDIQEKCQQEIDEVLKCKADASFEDRHKMPYTQAVIHESLRIAKTVPLGTPHCTTNDTELMGYKIPKGTLIIPNLSSVLSEEGQWKFPHEFNPENFLNEQGQFEKPEAFMPFSAGPRVCLGEGLARMELFLILVTLLRRFQFFWPEDAGEPDFTPVYGATLTPKPYRIGVRLRESAREM, via the exons ATGCTGGGTTCCTTCATACTAGTTTGGATTATTGcctgcctcctcttcctcttcatcaGGATCCAGAGACCCAAGGACTTTCCTCCTGGACCCCGGCCTGTGCCTATATTTGGAAATCTGTTTCAGCTGAACCTTACCAATCCTCTGAAAGACTTTAAGAGG TTGGCGGAGCGCTATGGGAATGTTTACAGTTTATATATCGGAGGAAGGCCAGCGGTGGTCCTTACAGGTCTGAAGGCTCTGAAGGAAGCTTTGGTAATTAAAGCTGCAGACTTTTCAGGACGACCACAAAACCTCCTGGTCAGCCATGTAACAGAACAGAAAG GTATTGTGCTTGTCGACTATGGCCGTCTGTGGAAAGAGCATCGACGCTTTGCCCTCATGACCCTGAAGAACTTTGGCATGGGGAAGCAGTCGATGGAGGACAGAATTCTGGGAGAAATTGAACATCTTGTGGCACGCTTGAAGAAAAGTGCAG GAGGTGTCATTAATCCTGAGACTTTGTTCCATGATGCTACATCAAACATCATCTACTTGGTTTTATTTGGTGTTCGTTACGACTATGGGGATGAACAACTTAAACAATATGTTAGCCGCTTCACTGAAACAAACAAGATTGTCAGTGGACCCTGGGGAATG ATATATGATACACTTCCAGTTCTGAGAGCTCTGCCTCTTCCCTTTAAAAAAGCTCTCACAAACTTTCAAGAACTTAAAGAAACAACAGCAAATATGATCAGCAAACACAAGGCATCAAGAGTCCCAGGAGAACCAGAAAGTTTTGTTGACTGTTATCTCGATGAGCTTGAtaag AGAGGAAATATTGAGTCCTCATTCAATGACAGTCAACTTGTAAGATATATTGTGGACCTACACCTTGCTGGGACAGATACTACCTCCAACACACTCCTAACAGCATTCCTCTacctgataacacatactgacaTTCAAG AGAAGTGTCAGCAGGAGATTGATGAGGTCCTGAAATGTAAAGCTGATGCATCATTTGAGGACAGACACAAGATGCCATACACACAGGCTGTGATCCATGAGTCTCTGCGCATCGCAAAAACAGTCCCCTTAGGTACACCCCACTGCACCACTAATGACACTGAACTGATGGGCTACAAAATCCcaaag GGCACTCTGATCATCCCGAACCTCTCCTCAGTGCTGAGTGAGGAAGGTCAGTGGAAGTTTCCTCATGAATTCAATCCAGAGAACTTCCTGAATGAACAGGGACAGTTTGAGAAACCAGAGGCCTTCATGCCCTTTTCTGCTG GTCCCCGTGTGTGTCTTGGTGAAGGTCTGGCTCGTATGGAGCTCTTCCTCATCTTGGTGACTTTGCTGCGCCGGTTCCAGTTCTTCTGgcctgaagatgcaggagaacCAGACTTCACTCCTGTTTATGGAGCCACACTCACACCCAAACCATACAGGATAGGGGTCAGACTGAGAGAGTCAGCTagagaaatgtaa